The genomic DNA atAGCACCAGAGGTGAGACCAGAAACTAGGTCTTTCTACAACTCTCAGTTCAGAACTCTTTCCAAAGGGCCACCCACCTATTTGAGCGCCACATCTCAATTTCTATTTGAGGCTCTACCTAGCTTTTGTGACTTCCCCGTATTTGCACCCACCACTACCATCCTCCCAAACCTGGAGCCTAGGGTTTAGGAAAGAAAACACTGAGCCCAGAAGAGAAAGTTAGAGGCTGGGAGGTTGGAACCTTcctctaaaggaaaagaaaaggttgCTCTCTACTCCTTGCGTTAACTCTTCCGGTGCCTGAAAGACTGAGgcctttcaaaagaagaaaaaggaacagtGGTCCCACTCTGGACCGATAGAGTGGAGTGCCCGCCTCCTGGTGCAGCAGCATCAATGATAGATGGAGAGTCACTTGTCACAGGGCTGTGGGCGGGGGCCAGGCCCCGCGAGGGCCGCGGGACCGGAGGGTGAGTGCGGCTAAGCGCAGGCTCAGAGGAGACAGCCTGCAGGAGGTGATGGTCAAAGACCCTGGGAGAAGGTGGCCAGTGGGAGGAAAGGCAGTCACTTGGAGACGAGGCAGAGCTGCAGAAGGTGGAGGATTCTGGAGGTGACAGCAAGGAGAGCACACAACTGCGAGGGGTGGCTGAAGCTTCTGTGCGAACACCGGCCGGGTGCGAGCTAGGAAAGGAGGGCAGCGCGTCGGCGCCGCCGGAGGGTCCCGCCTGGGCGGGGGTTGCCATGTCTCGCGAGCGGCACTCCCGCACCGACATCCCCCGCAACCTGAGCTTCATCGCCTCGCTGACAGAGCGCGCCTACTACCTCAGCCAGCGGCCCAGCCTCGAGGAGGAGCCAGAGGAGGAACCAAGTGAGGGAGGGACGCGTCTCGGGGCCCGATCTCGAGCTCCAGGTCCGAGTCGGGGGCGCCGGGCTCGTTCTGCGCCCGCCGGAGGCGGCGGGACTCGGGCGCTCCGCAACCACAGCCCCGATACCCGTAAGAGAGTGCGTTTCGCTGACGCGCTGGGGCTGGAGCTGGCAGCCGTGCGCCGCTTCCGCCCGGGAGAGCTGCCCCGGGTGCCCCGCCACGTGCAGGTCCAGCTGCAGAGGGACGCCCTCCGCCACTTCGCGCCGTGCCAGCCCCGCGCCCGAGGCCTCCAGGTAGGCGGCAGAGGCACTCCGCTTCCCCAGGACTTCCTCAGCTTGGCCTCGGCGGACGTGTGGGAGTGGATTTACCTAGAAGCACCCATCTCCATCCCCAACCCTGGGCTTGCTCTCGCTCACCCACTTTGGGGTTCCCTTTGGCGAGTTCCCTAGGCTATTCTCCCAGCTACCCCCGACTGCCCCGACGCCAGGGTCGGCCTCCGATTGGTCCAGTGCCTCGCCCTGACCCCGCCCCCATTCTTCCCccgcccctctccttcccccggcTCCCTCTTCCCAGCTCCTCCTTTCCCTACAGGAGGCGCGCGCCGCTCTGGAGCCGGCCAGCGAACCCGGTTTCGCCGCCCGCTTGCAGGCCCAGCGCATCTGCCTGGAACGCGTCGAGGCGGGCCCGCTGGGCGTGGCCGGGAGCGCGCGCGTGCTGGACCTGGCCTACGAGAAGCGCGTGAGCGTGCGCTGGAGTGCAGACGGCTGGCGGAGCCAACGAGAGGCGCCCGCCGCCTAtgccggcccggccccgccccctccgcgcGCCGACCGCTTCTCCTTCCGCCTACCGGCGCCACCCATTGGAGGTTCCCTGCTCTTCGCCCTGCGCTATCGCGTGACCGGCCGCGAGTTCTGGGACAACAACGGCGGCCGTGACTATGCTCTGCGTGGGCCGGAGCACCCGGGCAGTGGCGGAAACCCGGAGCCCCTGGGCTGGATCCACTTTATCTGAGACGCAGGCTGCCGACGGCGGAAAAAAATCAAAGGCACCAGGAGGGTTGGGTGATCCCAAACATTTGCCTGGGAGGAATGGGAGAAACCGAGATTGGCGAGGAGCTGTCCTAAGGAGTCAAGTCAGGGGGGGCGAGGAGAATGGGAGAAGCCAAAGGGGTGTAGGGAGTGCGTGGACTTAAAGAAAGCCGAGGAGACTGGGGTGGATGTGAGTGGATGAACCCACATCATAGAAAAGGGAGACGGAAGGGGTGCTGgaatattagaaaataagcaaaaggaCGGTGGTGACGTTCTCTTCCGTGAGTGGGTACTGGGAGAAAGTGAGTAGGTCGGTCAGGCCTATGTAGTCAAAGGTTGAGGACACCTGTTTGGTATTCAGGAGGTATTTTATGTGAACTAGAGACATACCGCAGTTGAAATCATTTAGATTGCTGGTTCACTCCCTCTTACtggtctttgccaccccaggtcCCACAGCCCTGTTGTCCTAGCTTTAACTCAGCCATAATTACCTTGCTTAAGTCCCAGGAATTTGGCCATTGCTCCCCGGCCCCCGGCATTAATGACAGGATTCCCTTGTCACCCCTGCTATCCCTGGATTCAGTCTCTGCTGACTGGCTGGGGAGTGATGGCAGGTAACAGTCAGAGCTCCTTCCTCCAGCGGCAGCCCTGgggatgaaaatgaaagcaaaaccaaCTCCAGGCCTTGTAGCTAAATAACGTGGTGCCTAAGGGGTGAGTGCAATCAGGGGCTTCCAGAAGAATGCCAGCCTTACCATTCTGGGTGCCTTCTAATGACCTCTAAGCACTTTATGGACTGTATTTGTCAAGGGACAAGCGAAACACAGGACTCTTTCTGcctgagaagaaaaggaaatcactGACTAGCTGgataactttgggcaagttacttcacctctctgggccccagtttcCTCCTTGAGAAACTGCATTTGGATTAGTTGATCTCTTAGGCCCCTTCTTGCTCTAACATTGTATGATCTGTGAGGGGCAGAGTGTGGATTAGAAGCCACATTCTCCAGCCTGTAGTTGGAGTGCTTACAGTTCAGAACACACAGCACCCCAAGCGCCTGGTTGGGCCTGAGAATGGTCCTCCAGTTTTTGACACATGTTCCAGAGCCCAGGAAACATCCCATAACCAGCCTGCATTCTCAAAGTATTCCAGGACCTCTTTCAAACCACAGCTCATCCTCTGgccccttgctttttgcttttgcCCCACGGACTTCCAGCCTGGATGCTATGAGACAGCTTGGGGGAGGTGCCTCTATCGGGGAAAATGATGCTTGGGAGCCCCTAAGATGAAACAGTGTTGGGGACTTTCTTGAGGTTAAAGGATTATTGGTATGAGAAAtggaaaacatttcaaataaagaaacagagcAGCTTGAAAATTAAATGGTGCCAGAAGATAGCAGTCTCTTCCATACCCTGAGCAAGTGAATGGGAAAGCTGGACTCTCCTACCCATTTACATTCATGCCTTATGTCTCCTGGTTGACCTCTGCTGGGTGTTTTTTTTCGCTCCTTTCACCCTGTTTCTAAgctcctctctttccttctaccCCTCtcaccattttcattttcttgtagcATGTAGGGTATTTACCTTCATTTCCTCTAGTTCCATCTGCCTCCCTCTTCATCCTTGTTGATCTCTGCTATTCCTTCTCCCTCCAGAAGGAGTGGAGAACCTGTTTCCTTTTCGCCAAGATCATGGTTGGTCCACTTTCCTCTCAGGCTCCTTCTTGACAGTCTTCTGAAGGGAGAAGAAGCAGTTCCTGATGCTGCCGATGAACATGGAGCTCCCAGGTAACCAGCTGCCCAAACCCATTTCTTCCTGTTACTGATTTCTCAGAAATTTTTGGATTCCCCTTTTACCACTCAGTGAGAGAAGGCAGACGCACATGTGCCCATACATGCATTCAGAATAGAGTATGGGGCTTGTTTATCATGCCCCTCCTCTCCAAAACCctaattctttaaagaaaaaaaaaaggttaaaagagAAACCCCAAGTCACTCAAATGCCCATTTAAATGTCATCCTTATctgataaagaaaacaaagaatttcaTGTATCTTGTGGATCACCTTCAGGTCAGAGTTCCAGCAGAATGAAGAGAGAAAGTGTACTGGAAGCCACCAAGCAATGCACTTTTTAGTCACCAGTGAAGATCCCAAGAGAGGATAATGGAGCGGGAGGGCTGCTTATTGTGTATGCATGACTGTTACCGTGTATTTAGCAATCTCAAGAGCCCACATTTACTTACTTATCCACTAAAATCTGGTGCCTTGCATGCATTATCATCCTCAACCCTATGGATTGAGTAATGTTATTCTTGTTTTAGAGAGAAAACAGTTCAGAAAAGTTCAGTAATTTATTCAAGATCACACAactagtaaatggcagagctagGGTTGTGAACGCAGGAGGGAGATCTCCAGAGCCTCTGTGCATAAGCATGATGtcataatattttcctttaaaaacaaaattaaaaccttgccattaaaaaaaaaacaaaaacagaaaccctTGCCACATATCTCGTACTAGGAAAAGACCAGTTTCTAATTGTGCTCTGCCTTCCCAGCCTCCCTAACTGGCTTGGGAAAGGCAAAGCACTGAAGGTCCTAAGCTTCATCTGCTCCTTCCAGAAGCTTGCTGCTGCTTTCTGTGACCCTGTGATCAGCAAGGAACCACTTTGCCTGCCTGCTGGAGAATTTAGGAACCCATGTGAACTCCAGCCTTCCCATACACTGGGATTCTCTTCTGGCCCTAGGTAGTCCACACCAGTTGACGTGCTGTGCACCTTCTtaccacccctccacccccgcccgACTCTAGCCTTGAATTGCCCAGTTCCCTGAAATTTGCACTGGAAGGGTTCATGAACGGGCTAATTGCTGGATGGTCTGCTGGATGGTCGGTCTCCTGGAGCCTGAGTAATACTAAGGGGATAAATGCAAATGGATTTGGGGTCAGGGAACCAAAGAGAATTCATTGTTCTTGAGCTTTATCTCTAAGAATTACCATTGCTCACCCATTCCTCTATTCTCAGCTGTATAGAGCCAAGACATGAGTCTTGTGGTTTTTCCATACAGAGTTGCCACAGGGTAGCGGTGGGAAGGTGGTAAACTGCAGGTCAAATCTGACATGAGAAACACTAGGAATTTGGCAGAATCTTTAGAGGTGTGTCATGTGTTAGGCACAGGACTTTCCTGTAAAGCCTGATGACTACGAACAGGAGCAGTTGAGGGTATAACTTGTCAGCCATGGACTGGGAAGTACCATATGAGAAACCTGTACCATGGGCACAGGCTGGGTCCTTGAAGCAATACAGCAGGAACCCTCTTGCCCTTTCCTCTCATCCAGACCTCAGATGTCCTTCCTACATACTCTTCCtgttcctttgttttcctttatgagTGTAGCTCATCATTTCTCTTCTTAATAAGCCCTAACTCAGCTTTCCAATCTCATCccacatttcctttcttctaactCCTGTGTTTCTCTGGAGCTGCTCTGGATCTTAGCAATCCAGAGATCACAGAATTCAGAGACCTGAAAAGGCTTGTCTTTAGAGATCATTCGGTCTAGATTCCTCTAGAGATGAGGCCACAGGTCCAGAGATGAGAAGCGACCCCAGCAGGGTCAGAGAATTTGTTGGTACAACTGCAGATGGGACTTAAACCCAAGCCTCCTGACCACATTCTATTCCCAGGCTACCGAAGAGTCCTCTCTCCACGGGAACAGGCCCATGATTTTTCTTGGCAAGGGATACATCAGAAGTGTTCCATTTTCTGCTTCTAGTTTCCATTCCCTACTGCATTcaggcagaaagagaaacaaaagggacTAGTATGTCATTAGCCTTGGCACTTGTTTCAGTGATGTTGCTGAAGAACAGTGAGGTTGCTAAAACAAACAACTAGATAATCTACCCATTGAATAGCTAACCTAGAGAGGAAATAAAAGTGTGTTCTGTGAATCCCCCCAAACCACTGTTCTCACCAGACCCTCCCTGAGCCTCCCGACCTCCTTCACAGTGCAGCTTGGTACTCTGGACCCCATACCTGCTGGTATTGTGCCTCATTTGAGCTTACTCATGCAACTGCCCTCCCTTTTGGATAAAAGACCTCATATTTGAAATAAAGttgaaatttgaaaagaaagtatAAGATGTTGAGAAgtattattttgggggggctgaGGGTGGCAAGAGACCCAGAGGCAAgatttcttcctccctctcaccCCTCATTGCTTGGCCATCTCATTCCTTGAGATGGGAAGGAGAtaatggaggagttgggcagccctGTTATGAGACACCCCTATTGTATGACACTACCACTTTGGGCAGTGGTAGAGAAAGTTACCAGGCCTGGGGCTTAGCTCCCCTCTACCCTGTACCCGGAACCAGTTGCTGCTGCATTAAAGGGAATAGCTCAGGTAAAAGGTTTCCCCTTTGGTGGGGTGCTCTTCTTAAGGGATCATCTAAATTGCATTCTGCTCCTTAGGCAGTGGAGGGAAGATCAAAGCCCCTTTGTCAAGGGTAACCCTAAAACAAAGAACAAGGAGCATGATAGGAAAAGCAAGGACCTTTGTCTATTACAAAATGAAGACACAGATATTAAAGGGAAGTAACCTTGAAAAAGTCAGTTCTAAAACAGTATTGACTCCCACATCCCCTGAATGATGAAAGAGTCCAATTACCCTCAAAGTAATGAAAGGACATTCCTTATAGGGAAGCCCTAGCCCTAGAATAATCAGATGCCATCTCATTACATCATAATGGCCAAGTTGTGATGTCACTGCAGAGTACCCACTCTTTAGTACACGTTGTAAATGAAACCAGACATGCTGAAGGGTAGAATCGGCATGAGGAGCAGACACCCAAGGAGAGGTAATTGAGGGCTTTCCAGGGGTTCCTGCCATGGCTTATAGCCTAGGGTTGCTCCATGGCCCTAATGTCTTTCTAGATCTGTCACCTCTTAGTGTGGTAATAGGTTTGTCTGAAATCTTTCTTCCGCAGACTCCTTTATTGCAGCTTTTGT from Ovis aries strain OAR_USU_Benz2616 breed Rambouillet chromosome 7, ARS-UI_Ramb_v3.0, whole genome shotgun sequence includes the following:
- the PPP1R3E gene encoding protein phosphatase 1 regulatory subunit 3E — translated: MSRERHSRTDIPRNLSFIASLTERAYYLSQRPSLEEEPEEEPSEGGTRLGARSRAPGPSRGRRARSAPAGGGGTRALRNHSPDTRKRVRFADALGLELAAVRRFRPGELPRVPRHVQVQLQRDALRHFAPCQPRARGLQEARAALEPASEPGFAARLQAQRICLERVEAGPLGVAGSARVLDLAYEKRVSVRWSADGWRSQREAPAAYAGPAPPPPRADRFSFRLPAPPIGGSLLFALRYRVTGREFWDNNGGRDYALRGPEHPGSGGNPEPLGWIHFI